From Magnolia sinica isolate HGM2019 chromosome 13, MsV1, whole genome shotgun sequence, one genomic window encodes:
- the LOC131224237 gene encoding uncharacterized protein LOC131224237 yields the protein MANALVEEVSLGKKSDNAFREASMNKVAKIVMETFSVQVDKEKCRNRLRTLKKKYNLAKLALSKSGFGWDEERKCVTTELDIWDEFIKVKPKAIHIRNKPFPLLSQFDIICGDDSATRNVARTTSDLEEEVLHSSHYMDDIPLSSYPSRSYTPFAPCDDVYFDGTQGQYQYGEGSGQRDVRNSTPRPLKKKKNASIASTVIEKFERMQETMDEYVSFKTKTAGRL from the exons ATGGCAAACGCCTTGGTTGAGGAAGTATCACTGGGAAAAAAATCTGACAACGCTTTTCGAGAAGCTAGTATGAATAAAGTAGCAAAAATTGTGATGGAGACATTTTCTGTGCAAGTGGATAAAGAAAAGTGCAGGAATCGGTTACGAACGCTTAAAAAGAAATATAACTTGGCAAAGCTTGCACTTAGCAAAAGTGGCTTCGGTTGGGATGAAGAAAGAAAATGTGTTACCACTGAACTAGACATTTGGGATGAATTCATCAAG GTAAAACCTAAAGCTATTCATATCAGAAACAAGCCATTCCCACTGCTATCTCAGTTTGATATTATATGTGGGGACGATTCTGCTACCAGGAACGTAGCACGAACTACATCCGATCTTGAGGAAGAAGTCCTCCATTCATCTCATTACATGGATGACATCCCATTGTCCTCGTACCCCTCTAGATCATATACACCATTTGCACCATGCGATGATGTATATTTCGACGGAACACAAGGTCAATATCAATATGGCGAAGGTAGCGGTCAAAGGGATGTGAGAAACTCTACTCCAAggccattaaagaagaagaagaatgcttCTATTGCATCAACTGTTATTGAAAAGTTTGAACGCATGCAGGAAACAATGGATGAATATGTTTCATTCAAAACTAAAACAGCAGGAAGACTCTAG